In Candidatus Nitrosotalea sinensis, one DNA window encodes the following:
- a CDS encoding DNA double-strand break repair nuclease NurA, producing MLNTVYRDAIKKRDEARSIFKGEKFNQIIEKAKNNWIEYTPQKKDSQIAGIDSSYNSTKFQGLELWVVSGVAVKSDGQIIYEEHNQGLGQPSPELETQASKMEVEACVNSVEKADLVAMDGSLYSQFLTRQASLGGSITSAIKKNNNVIFISKTSSARKQFEKLGSVAGDIFYYNHAAKTPGFSKIFTDPSLGPGKVVTYVYARLRDSTPLIKIELLGSDHQESEIKNLLDMITKNSVGGYPYSLKLAHENCKITNSDLSRLVSLYGLGNEIGSREVLN from the coding sequence ATGCTAAATACCGTATATCGTGATGCTATAAAAAAAAGAGACGAGGCAAGATCCATCTTTAAAGGAGAAAAATTCAATCAAATAATAGAAAAGGCAAAAAATAACTGGATCGAGTATACACCTCAAAAAAAAGACTCTCAAATTGCAGGGATTGACAGTAGTTACAATAGTACCAAGTTTCAAGGATTAGAATTGTGGGTAGTCTCAGGAGTCGCAGTAAAATCAGATGGCCAGATAATATACGAAGAGCACAATCAAGGCCTAGGACAACCATCACCAGAACTTGAGACACAGGCAAGTAAGATGGAAGTAGAAGCATGTGTTAATTCAGTAGAAAAGGCAGACCTTGTTGCAATGGATGGTTCTTTGTATTCACAATTTCTTACAAGACAGGCCTCGCTTGGAGGCTCTATCACATCTGCAATTAAAAAGAATAACAATGTGATTTTCATATCAAAGACATCATCTGCAAGAAAACAGTTTGAAAAATTAGGCTCAGTAGCAGGAGACATTTTTTATTACAATCATGCCGCCAAGACACCAGGATTTAGCAAGATCTTTACAGACCCTAGTCTTGGACCAGGAAAGGTAGTAACATATGTCTATGCAAGACTAAGAGACTCTACGCCACTTATCAAAATAGAACTCTTGGGTTCTGATCATCAAGAATCAGAAATAAAGAATTTACTAGACATGATTACAAAGAATAGTGTGGGCGGATACCCATATTCATTAAAACTTGCACATGAAAACTGCAAGATAACTAATTCTGATCTTTCAAGATTGGTTAGTCTATATGGACTTGGAAATGAAATTGGTTCAAGAGAGGTATTGAATTGA
- a CDS encoding aldehyde dehydrogenase family protein — protein MTMFENEKTYGRFAENNSIDEFHKKFDDSVTRIQKDFGQNYPMIIGGKEIFSNDIFEVRSPADRNLILGRFPLATKEDTLHAIETARDSFFKWALVPYETRVRIFREVADIFSQNKFDLAAILSFENGKNRLEAMGDLDESIDFMRFYAEQLEINQGFSKQTKSATSNENTKSVLKPYGVWGIISPFNFPSAIAIGMTSGALITGNTVVLKPSSDAPISAFKFVESIYHKLPPAAINFVTGSGSIVGKTILSSDIIEGIAFTGSKQVGMSGYSTVTSHRPRPFISEMGGKNPAIVSASSDIEKATDGVMRAAFGYSGQKCSACSRVYVHKSIAPKFLDMLVAKTRALKVGKPWEKDSYIGPVINADAVQKFQNASNIAKKDGKILCGGDLVPDASCKDGNFVMPTIVAGLPKDHELIREELFLPFLCVEEFDNFDEAISLANKSNYGLTAGVFSQDRTEIEKFFEKIEAGVTYANRAASATTGAMVGAQPFVGWKDSGISGKGAGGAYYLLQFLREQTQTRCE, from the coding sequence ATGACGATGTTTGAGAATGAAAAAACATACGGAAGATTTGCGGAAAATAATTCTATTGATGAATTTCACAAGAAATTTGATGACTCGGTAACTCGTATCCAGAAAGATTTTGGACAAAACTATCCCATGATTATTGGCGGAAAAGAGATCTTTTCTAATGACATTTTTGAAGTCCGTTCTCCTGCTGACAGAAATTTGATCCTTGGACGATTCCCGCTCGCTACAAAGGAAGATACCTTGCATGCAATAGAGACTGCCAGAGATTCGTTTTTCAAGTGGGCCTTAGTGCCTTATGAAACAAGAGTTAGAATATTCAGAGAGGTTGCAGACATTTTCTCTCAAAACAAGTTTGATCTTGCAGCAATCCTGAGTTTTGAAAACGGAAAAAACAGACTTGAAGCAATGGGAGATCTTGACGAGTCAATAGACTTTATGAGATTTTATGCAGAACAACTTGAAATCAACCAGGGATTCTCAAAGCAGACAAAAAGTGCTACATCAAATGAAAATACAAAGAGCGTGCTAAAACCGTATGGCGTCTGGGGAATAATATCTCCATTCAATTTTCCATCTGCAATTGCAATAGGGATGACATCTGGAGCGCTGATAACCGGAAATACTGTTGTCCTAAAACCGTCAAGTGATGCGCCAATTTCTGCATTCAAGTTTGTAGAGTCAATATATCACAAACTGCCTCCTGCTGCAATAAACTTTGTAACAGGTTCTGGCAGTATAGTCGGAAAGACAATTCTCTCAAGTGACATCATTGAAGGAATTGCATTTACAGGCTCTAAACAGGTAGGCATGTCTGGATATTCTACAGTCACATCTCACAGGCCAAGGCCATTTATCTCAGAGATGGGAGGGAAAAACCCAGCCATAGTCTCAGCATCATCTGATATTGAGAAAGCAACAGACGGTGTAATGCGCGCAGCCTTTGGATATAGCGGACAAAAATGTAGCGCATGCTCACGTGTCTATGTCCACAAGTCCATTGCGCCAAAATTCCTAGATATGCTTGTTGCAAAGACTCGGGCGCTCAAAGTTGGAAAACCATGGGAGAAAGACTCGTACATTGGACCTGTCATAAATGCGGATGCTGTACAAAAATTCCAAAATGCATCTAATATTGCAAAAAAAGATGGCAAGATACTGTGCGGTGGAGACCTTGTACCTGATGCATCATGCAAGGATGGCAACTTTGTCATGCCAACAATTGTGGCAGGCCTTCCAAAAGATCATGAACTAATCCGAGAGGAATTATTTTTGCCGTTTCTTTGCGTTGAGGAGTTTGACAACTTTGATGAAGCAATCTCTCTTGCAAACAAGAGCAACTATGGTCTTACTGCCGGAGTCTTTAGCCAGGACAGGACCGAGATTGAAAAATTCTTTGAAAAAATTGAGGCAGGTGTCACGTATGCAAATAGAGCAGCCAGTGCTACTACTGGAGCAATGGTTGGGGCACAACCATTTGTTGGATGGAAAGATTCTGGAATCTCTGGCAAGGGAGCAGGAGGCGCATACTATTTACTACAATTCTTGCGAGAGCAAACTCAAACACGATGCGAGTGA
- a CDS encoding proline dehydrogenase family protein — MEKSPLVEKVLFKIARQWIAGDTMDDALQSARQANKNGMNAILNKLGEHMVSKPKINQTVDEYLTLVSNLRKAKVTGGLSIKPTQVGLALGTKECSKNLETIIEQALQDLAFVWIDMESSEYTSDTFAIYLSLFEKYERLGIVIQANLKRTQKDLEMLLRKGAKIRLVKGAYHESPKNAYRTRHDVDENYKKLMKRLFDDANEFAIATHDSKLIKMAINLSRKHERKFEFQMLKGIRDELKPTLVKDGFAVAEYIPYGTNWLPYSIRRLKERKRNILLLGSSFIHSHRV, encoded by the coding sequence ATGGAAAAATCACCTCTTGTTGAGAAAGTTCTCTTCAAGATAGCAAGACAATGGATAGCAGGTGATACAATGGATGATGCTCTACAATCTGCACGCCAAGCAAACAAGAACGGTATGAATGCCATACTAAACAAGCTTGGAGAGCACATGGTATCAAAACCAAAGATAAACCAGACAGTAGACGAATACCTTACTCTAGTATCTAATTTAAGAAAGGCAAAAGTTACTGGCGGACTCTCAATCAAGCCAACCCAGGTAGGCCTTGCACTAGGCACAAAAGAATGCAGCAAGAATCTAGAGACAATAATAGAGCAGGCATTGCAAGACTTGGCTTTTGTGTGGATAGACATGGAGTCATCAGAGTATACAAGTGACACGTTTGCAATTTACCTTTCACTGTTTGAAAAATATGAGAGATTAGGTATTGTTATACAAGCAAACCTCAAGCGGACTCAAAAAGACCTTGAGATGCTCCTAAGAAAGGGAGCCAAGATAAGGCTAGTCAAGGGTGCGTATCATGAGAGTCCAAAAAATGCATACAGGACAAGACATGATGTTGATGAAAATTACAAAAAACTCATGAAAAGGCTGTTTGATGATGCAAATGAATTTGCAATAGCCACCCATGATTCAAAGCTAATCAAGATGGCAATTAATCTATCAAGAAAGCATGAGCGCAAGTTTGAGTTTCAGATGCTAAAAGGGATACGCGATGAGTTAAAACCCACTTTGGTAAAAGATGGCTTTGCAGTTGCAGAATACATTCCATATGGAACAAACTGGCTCCCATATTCCATACGACGACTAAAGGAAAGAAAGCGAAACATATTGTTGCTTGGTAGTTCGTTTATTCACTCGCATCGTGTTTGA
- a CDS encoding aspartate dehydrogenase → MKRVGLLGCGAIGTEIAHAIDSGKISAKLTHIYDFSKENSKKLVDSLTAKPIITENVGLLAASPVDMIIEAASQDAVRDDILTILQNRKDVMIMSVGALLDESILDIVLDGCEHFNKKVYLPSGAIVGLDGIRAVQDELDSVTLVTTKHPKALKGAKFFESYKIDPDNITSPTVLYQGSAQEAVRLFPANINVAALLSLAGLGSQKTQVKIVADPKTDKNTHEIQAEGKFGKFAIKVENVPSPSNPKTSRLATLAAIECLKKICGTSLNIGT, encoded by the coding sequence TTGAAACGAGTAGGACTGCTTGGATGTGGAGCCATTGGTACAGAGATTGCACATGCCATAGATTCTGGCAAGATATCTGCAAAGCTCACACACATCTATGACTTTTCAAAAGAAAATTCAAAAAAACTTGTAGACTCGCTTACAGCAAAACCTATCATAACAGAAAATGTCGGACTACTTGCAGCATCACCTGTTGATATGATAATTGAAGCAGCTTCACAGGATGCTGTACGCGATGACATACTTACTATATTGCAAAACAGAAAAGATGTAATGATAATGAGTGTTGGTGCACTACTTGATGAATCCATCTTGGATATAGTACTTGATGGATGCGAACACTTTAACAAAAAAGTCTATCTTCCATCTGGTGCCATTGTAGGACTTGATGGCATCCGTGCAGTACAGGACGAGCTTGACTCTGTCACACTTGTTACAACAAAGCATCCAAAGGCACTAAAAGGTGCCAAGTTCTTTGAAAGTTATAAGATAGACCCAGATAACATAACATCACCTACTGTATTGTACCAGGGAAGTGCTCAAGAAGCAGTAAGGCTGTTTCCTGCAAACATTAACGTCGCAGCCCTCTTGAGTCTTGCAGGGCTTGGCAGCCAAAAAACCCAGGTCAAGATAGTTGCAGATCCTAAAACCGATAAGAACACTCATGAAATCCAGGCAGAAGGCAAGTTTGGCAAATTTGCAATCAAGGTGGAAAATGTTCCTAGCCCCTCAAATCCAAAGACAAGCAGGCTTGCAACCCTTGCTGCAATAGAATGCTTGAAAAAAATCTGTGGCACGTCACTTAACATAGGAACGTAA
- the nadA gene encoding quinolinate synthase NadA has translation MCQHHDALKKNHSKLYCKMDIKSEILKLKKEKDVLILAHNYQLPDVQDVADYVGDSLGLSRQAAKTTQKTILFCGVHFMAETAAITCPDKTVLIPDLGAGCSLADTITAPELRKWKLEHPGAITVGYVNTSAEVKAELDYCCTSSNAVNVVKSIPKEKEVLFLPDMFLGSYVAKMTNRDNMFIWAGECHVHAGIRSKDVQEKLNQFANAEFLVHPECSCTSSVMYDVASGDYGSRQVQVLSTEGMMTHAQNSSSKQFVVATETGILYRMQKQNPDKQFIPMSENAVCKYMKMITPEKVLSSLQENKYQVKVPRNIAEKAHLAIDRMLAIN, from the coding sequence ATTTGTCAACATCATGACGCTTTAAAGAAGAATCACTCCAAATTATACTGTAAAATGGATATCAAATCTGAGATACTCAAACTAAAAAAAGAAAAGGACGTTCTTATTCTTGCTCATAATTATCAACTTCCTGATGTCCAGGATGTAGCCGACTATGTCGGAGACTCGCTGGGCCTGTCACGACAAGCAGCCAAGACCACGCAAAAAACAATTCTGTTTTGTGGAGTGCATTTCATGGCCGAGACTGCAGCAATTACATGTCCTGACAAGACAGTGTTGATTCCAGACCTTGGTGCAGGATGCTCACTTGCAGATACCATCACTGCACCTGAGCTACGAAAATGGAAATTAGAACATCCAGGAGCAATTACTGTTGGATATGTCAACACTTCAGCAGAAGTAAAGGCCGAGCTTGATTATTGCTGCACTTCATCTAATGCTGTTAATGTAGTAAAATCAATTCCAAAGGAAAAAGAAGTCCTCTTTTTGCCTGATATGTTCTTGGGCTCTTATGTTGCCAAGATGACAAACAGAGACAACATGTTCATCTGGGCAGGAGAGTGTCATGTACATGCAGGTATTCGATCAAAGGACGTACAAGAAAAGCTAAACCAATTTGCAAATGCCGAGTTTCTTGTCCACCCAGAATGTAGTTGCACCTCATCTGTAATGTATGATGTGGCATCTGGAGATTATGGCTCAAGACAAGTCCAGGTATTGTCAACAGAAGGTATGATGACTCATGCCCAAAATTCCTCATCAAAGCAATTTGTTGTTGCTACAGAGACTGGAATATTGTACCGAATGCAAAAACAAAACCCGGACAAGCAATTCATACCAATGTCTGAAAACGCAGTATGCAAGTACATGAAGATGATTACACCTGAAAAAGTACTATCATCACTCCAAGAAAACAAGTATCAAGTCAAAGTGCCAAGAAACATTGCAGAAAAGGCACATCTTGCAATAGACAGAATGCTTGCAATCAACTAA
- the nadC gene encoding carboxylating nicotinate-nucleotide diphosphorylase codes for MQSAKNYLEKFLAEDIGSGDITSKLLPRKKITGTIISRQRGIVAGVKYAAYIFRSRGCSVTIHKKDGQQVSENQKIITVSGYAYAVLSCERTALNLMSRMSGIATQTNMYAKKIRAANPKVALYSTRKTAPGLRIFDKDAVEIGGGHKYRISLDQMVMIKDNHIAASDSFVNLVKSAARKYKKFEVEVENLEDAITAVKCGASIIMLDNMAPNDIKKVISKLKELNLRNKVKIEASGGIDYSNVSKYAKAGVDMISIGRLTSAVTGLDLSLEVS; via the coding sequence TTGCAAAGTGCAAAAAATTATCTAGAAAAATTTCTTGCTGAAGATATTGGTTCAGGGGACATCACAAGTAAATTACTGCCGCGAAAAAAAATTACTGGTACCATAATATCAAGACAAAGAGGTATCGTTGCAGGAGTCAAGTATGCGGCATATATTTTCAGGTCACGCGGATGCTCAGTTACCATACACAAAAAAGATGGGCAACAAGTATCTGAGAATCAAAAAATAATCACAGTATCAGGGTATGCGTATGCAGTACTATCCTGTGAGAGAACGGCACTAAATCTAATGTCACGTATGAGCGGAATTGCAACCCAGACAAACATGTATGCAAAAAAGATTCGTGCTGCAAATCCAAAGGTTGCCTTGTACTCTACAAGAAAGACAGCTCCCGGTCTTAGAATCTTTGACAAGGATGCAGTTGAGATAGGCGGAGGCCACAAGTATAGAATATCACTTGACCAGATGGTCATGATTAAAGACAATCACATTGCAGCATCAGACTCTTTTGTAAATTTGGTAAAAAGTGCGGCAAGAAAATACAAAAAATTCGAAGTTGAAGTTGAGAACTTGGAGGATGCAATAACTGCTGTCAAGTGTGGAGCATCAATAATCATGCTTGACAATATGGCGCCAAATGATATAAAAAAAGTCATATCAAAATTAAAAGAATTGAATCTTAGAAATAAAGTAAAGATAGAGGCATCAGGCGGGATTGATTATTCCAATGTATCAAAGTATGCCAAGGCTGGCGTTGACATGATATCAATTGGAAGACTCACAAGTGCTGTTACAGGCCTTGATTTGAGTTTAGAAGTTAGTTGA
- the spt4 gene encoding transcription elongation factor subunit Spt4, producing MVRELACRKCKFVTVGKVCPICKSSDLSPDWSSSVLVVDPENSVVAKSLGIKEKGKYALKVT from the coding sequence ATGGTACGAGAGCTTGCTTGTCGCAAATGCAAATTTGTTACAGTGGGTAAAGTATGTCCAATATGCAAGTCATCAGATCTTAGTCCGGACTGGTCAAGTTCTGTTCTTGTTGTAGACCCAGAAAATTCTGTTGTTGCAAAATCTCTTGGAATAAAAGAGAAAGGCAAGTATGCACTCAAGGTAACCTAA
- a CDS encoding DNA-directed RNA polymerase codes for MFSISTLTDVVRIPPKLFGESLKKAAITILREKYESMINPELGYVIMILETKVEKMGKVIAGDGGTYHRVEFTALTFSPKLQEIVRGEIVEITDFGAFVRIGATDALLHLSQIMDDYLKSDVKSGMILANQSGRTMKIGTTLRARITAVSIGKTAAMKVGITCRQPFLGADEWIEEEIKKSKNPAAAAAAEVKKPKAPSAGAEKAKASETK; via the coding sequence ATGTTTTCTATATCTACCCTTACTGATGTAGTTAGAATACCGCCTAAACTATTTGGTGAATCACTCAAAAAGGCAGCAATTACAATTTTGCGTGAAAAATATGAGAGTATGATAAATCCAGAATTGGGTTATGTCATCATGATACTTGAGACCAAGGTCGAAAAGATGGGTAAGGTCATTGCAGGCGATGGTGGAACTTATCACAGAGTAGAATTTACAGCATTAACATTCTCACCAAAACTCCAAGAGATTGTTCGAGGAGAGATTGTAGAAATTACAGACTTTGGTGCATTTGTAAGAATTGGTGCAACAGATGCATTGTTACACTTGTCACAAATAATGGATGATTATCTAAAGAGCGATGTCAAGTCCGGCATGATTTTGGCAAACCAGAGTGGAAGAACAATGAAAATTGGCACTACACTCCGTGCAAGAATCACTGCGGTATCAATTGGTAAGACAGCAGCTATGAAAGTCGGTATTACTTGCAGACAGCCATTCCTTGGTGCAGATGAATGGATTGAGGAAGAAATCAAAAAGAGTAAGAATCCTGCTGCCGCAGCTGCAGCAGAGGTAAAAAAACCCAAGGCACCATCAGCAGGCGCTGAAAAAGCAAAAGCATCGGAGACCAAGTGA
- a CDS encoding Mrp/NBP35 family ATP-binding protein has protein sequence MVTVDQVLSTLGTVIDPDLKKDIVSMGMIKDVEINGNDLKFTLELTTPACPFNDQIEQDVRAAIAKIKDISKFDLKVTAKVMEGRSLSMDEMLPTVKNIIGVASGKGGVGKTTVSVNLALALAQTGAKVGLLDADIYGPSVPLMLGMGKSAMEVDNNKLQPAESHGLKVVSFGFFADQAHQAAIYRGPIISGILKQFLVDTNWSDLDYLIVDLPPGTGDIPLTLAQTIPITGIVVVTTPQEVASNIAVKAFGMFQKLNIPIMGVIENMSYFVCPNCTSKHYIFGKEGAKKMSETHNLPFLGEIPLNPGIMEGSDSGKPVLVTDPNSVLSQAFMVVAKNVAARCSMLASQLSEEMKAEVATQK, from the coding sequence ATGGTAACAGTTGATCAAGTACTATCTACGCTTGGTACTGTCATCGATCCAGATCTCAAAAAAGATATCGTCTCAATGGGGATGATAAAAGATGTCGAGATAAATGGAAATGATCTCAAATTCACACTAGAGCTTACAACTCCTGCATGTCCTTTCAATGACCAAATTGAACAAGATGTAAGGGCTGCAATTGCAAAAATAAAAGATATCTCAAAATTTGATCTCAAAGTTACAGCCAAAGTCATGGAAGGACGATCACTTAGCATGGACGAGATGTTGCCGACTGTAAAAAACATCATCGGTGTTGCAAGTGGAAAAGGAGGAGTAGGAAAAACAACTGTCTCTGTTAACTTGGCACTTGCACTTGCACAGACTGGTGCCAAAGTTGGATTGCTTGACGCAGACATCTATGGACCAAGTGTACCGTTGATGCTTGGCATGGGAAAATCTGCAATGGAAGTTGACAATAATAAATTACAGCCTGCTGAATCACACGGACTCAAAGTTGTGTCATTTGGTTTCTTTGCAGACCAGGCACACCAGGCTGCAATATATCGTGGTCCTATAATATCTGGAATACTAAAACAATTTCTGGTTGATACCAACTGGTCTGATCTTGACTATCTAATTGTAGACTTGCCTCCGGGAACTGGTGACATTCCATTGACACTTGCACAAACCATTCCAATTACTGGTATTGTTGTAGTTACAACTCCGCAAGAAGTTGCAAGCAATATTGCAGTCAAGGCATTTGGCATGTTCCAAAAATTGAATATCCCAATAATGGGAGTAATAGAAAACATGAGCTACTTTGTATGTCCTAATTGTACTTCAAAGCATTACATCTTTGGAAAGGAAGGTGCCAAAAAGATGAGCGAGACACACAACCTGCCATTTTTGGGCGAGATTCCATTAAACCCTGGAATCATGGAAGGCTCTGACAGTGGCAAACCTGTTTTAGTAACTGACCCAAACTCTGTCTTGTCCCAGGCCTTTATGGTTGTGGCAAAAAATGTTGCTGCCAGATGCAGCATGCTTGCATCTCAACTAAGCGAAGAGATGAAAGCAGAGGTCGCAACTCAAAAATAG
- a CDS encoding GTP-dependent dephospho-CoA kinase family protein encodes MHLPENLRSELKKPLGVLIPDFQVTKAAVKSYISKDAFVITVGDATTDKLVSYGINPSLQIVDSLEKRNKRDLPFGYVKTILHCKNPAAQITSESIDGIKKALGMAPPVRLVIDGEEDLLVLPAVIYSPEGSVVLYGQPNEGLVIVQVTEEIKNKARKIMDMMSGE; translated from the coding sequence GTGCACTTACCAGAAAATCTTCGTTCTGAATTAAAAAAACCGCTTGGAGTCCTAATTCCTGATTTTCAAGTTACCAAGGCTGCTGTAAAAAGTTACATCTCAAAAGATGCATTTGTGATTACAGTCGGTGATGCAACAACTGACAAACTTGTCTCATACGGGATTAATCCTTCACTTCAAATTGTTGACTCGCTTGAAAAAAGAAACAAGCGGGACTTGCCTTTTGGATATGTCAAAACCATATTGCATTGCAAAAATCCTGCAGCACAAATTACTTCTGAAAGCATTGATGGTATCAAAAAAGCACTAGGTATGGCTCCACCTGTTCGACTTGTCATAGACGGGGAAGAAGACTTGCTTGTATTGCCTGCTGTGATATATTCCCCTGAAGGCTCTGTTGTTCTATATGGCCAGCCAAATGAAGGGCTTGTAATAGTTCAAGTAACAGAGGAGATAAAAAACAAGGCAAGAAAGATAATGGATATGATGAGTGGGGAATGA
- a CDS encoding DUF2024 family protein, translating into MEIHVYDTYVDAKDGHTMHFDVITSKKDHQMAIQYAKEWLKSIGEGDSKVSTEECQFCHSQGAPEPIANEIQKKGYFIQKMEGCP; encoded by the coding sequence ATGGAAATACACGTATACGATACATACGTAGATGCAAAAGACGGTCACACCATGCACTTTGATGTCATTACAAGCAAAAAGGATCACCAAATGGCAATCCAGTATGCAAAAGAATGGCTAAAAAGCATAGGTGAAGGTGATTCAAAGGTTTCAACCGAAGAATGTCAATTCTGCCATTCACAGGGTGCACCAGAACCAATTGCAAACGAGATCCAAAAGAAAGGCTATTTCATCCAAAAAATGGAAGGCTGCCCGTAA
- a CDS encoding cyclophilin-like family protein — translation MMRKARLVISGIAIPVDLDDTNASTTMKEIINIMPISTVIHVWGEELYTDGIPIDAKLENPKSLVSPMDVAYWPPGNALCFFFGPTPLSQNGEIKPYSPVTVIGKINPEMPFPKIADGSKAKFEIIS, via the coding sequence ATGATGCGCAAAGCAAGGCTAGTCATTTCAGGTATTGCCATACCTGTAGATCTCGATGATACTAATGCGTCAACAACAATGAAAGAAATAATCAACATCATGCCCATATCTACTGTAATTCATGTCTGGGGAGAAGAGCTGTACACTGACGGTATCCCAATAGATGCAAAACTTGAAAATCCAAAATCACTTGTAAGTCCAATGGATGTTGCCTACTGGCCGCCTGGAAATGCACTATGTTTCTTTTTTGGACCTACGCCTCTAAGTCAGAATGGTGAGATCAAACCGTATTCTCCTGTCACGGTTATAGGAAAAATAAACCCCGAGATGCCTTTTCCAAAGATAGCAGACGGCTCAAAGGCAAAATTTGAGATTATTTCATAA
- a CDS encoding M67 family metallopeptidase encodes MIKQIAISSSQIKLLAEHSKKNSPNESCAILFGKTENNITTIKDIFFAKNIEESPVNFTISNDELISAYSQAEKKNLDVSGIFHSHPVSEPYPSSTDKKYMEVNDVPWVIFSNIEDKFMAYIYNSGIVQIPLKVS; translated from the coding sequence ATGATTAAACAAATAGCGATATCATCAAGTCAGATAAAACTACTTGCAGAGCACTCTAAAAAAAATTCTCCAAATGAATCATGTGCCATATTATTTGGAAAGACAGAAAACAATATCACTACAATAAAAGATATTTTCTTTGCAAAAAATATCGAGGAATCACCAGTGAATTTTACAATATCAAATGATGAATTAATATCAGCATACAGCCAAGCAGAGAAAAAGAACCTTGATGTAAGTGGGATATTTCACTCCCATCCAGTATCTGAGCCATATCCATCTTCTACTGACAAAAAGTACATGGAGGTAAATGATGTACCCTGGGTGATATTCTCAAATATAGAAGACAAGTTCATGGCGTATATTTACAATTCAGGGATTGTCCAGATTCCCTTGAAAGTATCATGA
- a CDS encoding cupredoxin domain-containing protein, translating into MSDWDLMMPGMGLTAIGMAGVILSYLGIANTFLTGMQALSGLTMFVGMIFLSAGILSGGVSTSPRAKATTLVIFGIAGSVATYAIGQNKIVTSLPVFTGLLIIILVPTIVLAFFSMKKPKYFKPVATIFVAAMIVGIGSYTAFGFIGPGAQFHLPTAGQNATNSTAPTSNVPVISIEIPANASVQGNPSFTPNEVTVPKGDIIEWKNNDKVPHTVTNAPDGAIFDSSIIKPGNTFRLDTSKLNATEYNYMCTVHPFMTGKIEITAPMFANVTISSGASKQATGQKYFDPQEITVKAGTTVVWTNADSVAHTVTSGAPTDSTPGGLFDSGLVKPGKTFQFAFTKEGTTPYFCTVHPWMTGKVTVG; encoded by the coding sequence ATGAGTGACTGGGACCTCATGATGCCAGGAATGGGACTTACTGCAATAGGAATGGCAGGAGTAATTTTATCATATTTGGGTATCGCAAACACTTTCCTTACAGGAATGCAGGCCCTTTCAGGACTTACAATGTTTGTAGGAATGATATTTTTGTCGGCAGGAATTCTAAGTGGAGGAGTTTCCACAAGCCCAAGAGCCAAGGCAACCACGCTTGTCATCTTTGGTATAGCAGGCTCTGTTGCAACATATGCAATCGGTCAAAATAAAATAGTCACATCATTGCCAGTCTTTACAGGATTACTGATAATCATTCTAGTTCCAACCATAGTTTTGGCATTCTTCTCAATGAAAAAGCCAAAGTACTTCAAGCCAGTTGCTACAATATTTGTAGCAGCAATGATAGTAGGAATTGGCTCTTACACAGCATTTGGATTCATTGGACCAGGTGCCCAATTCCATTTACCAACCGCAGGCCAGAATGCAACAAACTCTACTGCGCCAACATCAAATGTTCCAGTAATATCAATAGAGATTCCTGCAAACGCATCAGTGCAAGGAAATCCAAGCTTTACTCCAAATGAGGTCACAGTTCCAAAAGGGGACATCATAGAATGGAAGAACAATGACAAGGTGCCACATACAGTTACCAATGCACCTGATGGGGCAATATTTGATTCAAGCATCATAAAACCAGGAAATACATTCAGACTAGATACATCAAAACTTAATGCTACGGAGTACAATTACATGTGTACAGTTCATCCATTCATGACAGGCAAGATAGAAATCACTGCTCCAATGTTTGCAAATGTCACCATCTCAAGTGGTGCATCAAAGCAAGCAACAGGTCAGAAATACTTTGATCCTCAAGAGATTACAGTAAAGGCAGGAACTACCGTAGTCTGGACAAATGCTGACAGTGTAGCACACACTGTAACAAGCGGCGCTCCAACTGATTCCACACCAGGAGGATTGTTTGATTCTGGTCTAGTCAAGCCAGGCAAGACTTTCCAGTTTGCATTTACAAAAGAAGGTACAACTCCATACTTTTGTACAGTCCACCCATGGATGACTGGTAAAGTAACAGTAGGATGA